From Microcebus murinus isolate Inina chromosome 13, M.murinus_Inina_mat1.0, whole genome shotgun sequence, the proteins below share one genomic window:
- the CKAP2 gene encoding cytoskeleton-associated protein 2 isoform X1: protein MSTPAVPQHLQLPPSQRAQPAFEEQRRQKLKEHLLRRKTLFPYKQENQILSRRGHRVVTSEDQGQEGTKVVKPKTKMADKENVNRPPGSKNNTMVEKNCIPLKPSNELANSTIVIDKDKCEDNNKTLQLLPNEGDPQSQHMTLSQAFHLKNNSKKKQMTTEKSKQDVNMPKKPVLGSYRGQIVQSKINSFRKPLQVKDESSAATEKLSTTILKDTKPQPVNTSSVKVKSNRPSNITAVTKFVRTTSQNTPLVRPPIRSHHDNTQDAMKQGTSRTSSNITIWKGPREKELHSKPVSCSVKTSSSQDIKRNKVLSRSITSEIVDRPALSSNTKLIEKSKLTDQRRHTIAKATINSRSTQPKETSEQRRVRLSEWRAGKGRVLKRPPNSVVTQREPEGQNEKPVGSFWTTMAEEDEQRLFTDKVNNTFSECLNLINEGCPKEEILVTLNDLIKNIPDATKLVKYWICLARTEPITSPIENIIAIYEKAILAGAQPIEEMRHTIVDILTMKSQEKVNFGENIEACATKEEVQEIKCEDIGVNLEPETPEIENKHHRNVLFQECEKEPTNDVKTPNTETRGSCLIKYNVSTTPYLQSVKKKVQFDETNSTFKELKFLTPVRRSRRLQEKTSKLPDMLKDHYPCVSSLEQLTELGSETDAFVCRPNVALCRLYSETETTEEK, encoded by the exons AAGAGGCCACAGAGTAGTGACTTCTGAGGATCAAGGCCAAGAAGGGACAAAAGTTGTGAAACCTAAAACAAAAATG gctgataaagaaaatgtcaatagACCTCCAGGAAGCAAAAACAATACAATGGTGGAAAAAAATTGTATTCCTTTAAAACCTTCTAATGAATTAGCCAATTCAACTATAGTAATTGACAAGGATAAATgtgaggataataataaaacTCTGCAGTTGTTACCAAATGAAGGTGATCCCCAGAGTCAACATATGACATTAAGCCAGGCATTTCACCTTAAAAAcaacagtaaaaagaaacagatgactacagaaaaatcaaagcaagatGTTAACATGCCCAAGAAACCTGTGCTTGGATCTTACCGTGGCCAAATTGTTCAGTCTAAGATTAATTCATTTAGAAAACCTCTGCAAGTCAAAGATGAGAGTTCTGCAGCAACAGAGAAACTTTCAACTACTATCCTTAAAGACACAAAGCCTCAGCCTGTAaacaccagcagtgtaaaagtgaaaagcaatagACCCTCAAATATTACTGCTGTCACTAAATTTGTACGCACTACATCTCAGAATACACCACTTGTGCGACCTCCTATCAGAAGTCATCATGATAATACCCAGGACGCCATGAAACAAGGCACCAGTAGAACCTCTAGCAACATTACAATCTGGAAAGGGCCTCGTGAAAAAGAATTACATTCTAAACCAGTATCATGTAGTGTCAAAACCAGTTCTTCTCaggacataaaaagaaataaggtacTGTCAAGAAGCATAACATCTGAAATTGTAGACAGGCCTGCTTTATCTTCTAATACCAAACTGATAGAAAAGTCAAAACTCACTGACCAGCGAAGACATACCATAGCAAAAGCAACTATTAATAGTAGATCAACTCAGCCCAAAGAAACTTCAGAACAGAGAAG AGTTCGTCTGAGTGAGTGGAGAGCTGGCAAAGGAAGAGTGCTGAAAAGGCCCCCAAACTCAGTGGTTACCCAGCGTGAGCCTGAAGGACAAAATGAAAAGCCAGTTGGGTCCTTTTGGACTACCATGGCAGAAGAAGATGAACAAAGATTATTTACTGATAAAGTAAACAATACATTTTCTGAATGCCTAAACCTGATTAATGAG GGATgcccaaaagaagaaatactggTCACACTGAATGACCTGATTAAAAATATTCCAGATGCCACAAAACTTGTTAAATATTGGATATGTCTTGCACGTACTGAACCAATCACAAGTcctattgaaaatattattgcaATCTATGAGAAGGCCATTCTGGCAGGGGCTCAG ccTATTGAAGAGATGCGACACACAATTGTAGATATTCTAACAATGAAGAGTcaagaaaaagttaattttg GCGAAAATATTGAGGCTTGTGCAACCAAGGAAGAAGTCCAAGAAATCAAGTGTGAAGATATAGGTGTGAATTTAGAGCCAGAAACACCAGAAATAGAGAATAAACATCATAGAAATGTGCTATTTCAAGAGTGTGAAAAAGAGCCAACCAATGATGTTAAAACCCCCAATACAGAAACTAGGGGAAGTTGcttaattaaatataatgtatcTACTACACCATACTTGCAAAG tGTAAAAAAGAAGGTGCAATTTGACGAAACAAATTCAACATTTAAAGAGCTGAAGTTCTTAACACCAGTGAGACGTTCTCGACGTCTTCAAGAAAAAACTTCTAAATTGCCAGATATGTTAAAAGACCATTATCCTTGTGTGTCTTCATTGGAACAGTTAACAGAGTTGGGAAGTGAAACTGATGCTTTTGTTTGCCGCCCTAATGTAGCACTGTGCCGGCTGTACTCCGAGACtgaaacaacagaagaaaaataa
- the CKAP2 gene encoding cytoskeleton-associated protein 2 isoform X2 — MADKENVNRPPGSKNNTMVEKNCIPLKPSNELANSTIVIDKDKCEDNNKTLQLLPNEGDPQSQHMTLSQAFHLKNNSKKKQMTTEKSKQDVNMPKKPVLGSYRGQIVQSKINSFRKPLQVKDESSAATEKLSTTILKDTKPQPVNTSSVKVKSNRPSNITAVTKFVRTTSQNTPLVRPPIRSHHDNTQDAMKQGTSRTSSNITIWKGPREKELHSKPVSCSVKTSSSQDIKRNKVLSRSITSEIVDRPALSSNTKLIEKSKLTDQRRHTIAKATINSRSTQPKETSEQRRVRLSEWRAGKGRVLKRPPNSVVTQREPEGQNEKPVGSFWTTMAEEDEQRLFTDKVNNTFSECLNLINEGCPKEEILVTLNDLIKNIPDATKLVKYWICLARTEPITSPIENIIAIYEKAILAGAQPIEEMRHTIVDILTMKSQEKVNFGENIEACATKEEVQEIKCEDIGVNLEPETPEIENKHHRNVLFQECEKEPTNDVKTPNTETRGSCLIKYNVSTTPYLQSVKKKVQFDETNSTFKELKFLTPVRRSRRLQEKTSKLPDMLKDHYPCVSSLEQLTELGSETDAFVCRPNVALCRLYSETETTEEK, encoded by the exons ATG gctgataaagaaaatgtcaatagACCTCCAGGAAGCAAAAACAATACAATGGTGGAAAAAAATTGTATTCCTTTAAAACCTTCTAATGAATTAGCCAATTCAACTATAGTAATTGACAAGGATAAATgtgaggataataataaaacTCTGCAGTTGTTACCAAATGAAGGTGATCCCCAGAGTCAACATATGACATTAAGCCAGGCATTTCACCTTAAAAAcaacagtaaaaagaaacagatgactacagaaaaatcaaagcaagatGTTAACATGCCCAAGAAACCTGTGCTTGGATCTTACCGTGGCCAAATTGTTCAGTCTAAGATTAATTCATTTAGAAAACCTCTGCAAGTCAAAGATGAGAGTTCTGCAGCAACAGAGAAACTTTCAACTACTATCCTTAAAGACACAAAGCCTCAGCCTGTAaacaccagcagtgtaaaagtgaaaagcaatagACCCTCAAATATTACTGCTGTCACTAAATTTGTACGCACTACATCTCAGAATACACCACTTGTGCGACCTCCTATCAGAAGTCATCATGATAATACCCAGGACGCCATGAAACAAGGCACCAGTAGAACCTCTAGCAACATTACAATCTGGAAAGGGCCTCGTGAAAAAGAATTACATTCTAAACCAGTATCATGTAGTGTCAAAACCAGTTCTTCTCaggacataaaaagaaataaggtacTGTCAAGAAGCATAACATCTGAAATTGTAGACAGGCCTGCTTTATCTTCTAATACCAAACTGATAGAAAAGTCAAAACTCACTGACCAGCGAAGACATACCATAGCAAAAGCAACTATTAATAGTAGATCAACTCAGCCCAAAGAAACTTCAGAACAGAGAAG AGTTCGTCTGAGTGAGTGGAGAGCTGGCAAAGGAAGAGTGCTGAAAAGGCCCCCAAACTCAGTGGTTACCCAGCGTGAGCCTGAAGGACAAAATGAAAAGCCAGTTGGGTCCTTTTGGACTACCATGGCAGAAGAAGATGAACAAAGATTATTTACTGATAAAGTAAACAATACATTTTCTGAATGCCTAAACCTGATTAATGAG GGATgcccaaaagaagaaatactggTCACACTGAATGACCTGATTAAAAATATTCCAGATGCCACAAAACTTGTTAAATATTGGATATGTCTTGCACGTACTGAACCAATCACAAGTcctattgaaaatattattgcaATCTATGAGAAGGCCATTCTGGCAGGGGCTCAG ccTATTGAAGAGATGCGACACACAATTGTAGATATTCTAACAATGAAGAGTcaagaaaaagttaattttg GCGAAAATATTGAGGCTTGTGCAACCAAGGAAGAAGTCCAAGAAATCAAGTGTGAAGATATAGGTGTGAATTTAGAGCCAGAAACACCAGAAATAGAGAATAAACATCATAGAAATGTGCTATTTCAAGAGTGTGAAAAAGAGCCAACCAATGATGTTAAAACCCCCAATACAGAAACTAGGGGAAGTTGcttaattaaatataatgtatcTACTACACCATACTTGCAAAG tGTAAAAAAGAAGGTGCAATTTGACGAAACAAATTCAACATTTAAAGAGCTGAAGTTCTTAACACCAGTGAGACGTTCTCGACGTCTTCAAGAAAAAACTTCTAAATTGCCAGATATGTTAAAAGACCATTATCCTTGTGTGTCTTCATTGGAACAGTTAACAGAGTTGGGAAGTGAAACTGATGCTTTTGTTTGCCGCCCTAATGTAGCACTGTGCCGGCTGTACTCCGAGACtgaaacaacagaagaaaaataa